One window of Hujiaoplasma nucleasis genomic DNA carries:
- a CDS encoding helix-turn-helix domain-containing protein, whose translation MMKGNNNLQGYRLKEVADFLQLSQRTVYQYVKAGKLKGYKLPSGWRFREKDIEEFITLHKARAFKHGK comes from the coding sequence ATGATGAAAGGCAACAATAACCTACAAGGTTATCGGTTAAAAGAAGTCGCAGACTTTTTACAGTTATCACAAAGAACAGTATATCAATATGTAAAAGCAGGGAAGTTAAAAGGTTATAAATTACCAAGTGGATGGCGATTTAGAGAAAAAGATATTGAAGAGTTTATTACATTACATAAAGCGAGAGCATTTAAACATGGCAAATAA
- a CDS encoding nucleotide sugar dehydrogenase, protein MSLFNDIVNKKERISIVGLGYVGMPIAVAFAKKVDVVGFDINNEKIDSYKNGFDLTKEVGNEALKNTKVDFTSDEKKLREAKFHIIAVPTPVKSDHTPDLTPVESASKIVGRNLRKGSIVVFESTVYPGVTEDICVPILEEESGLRCGIDFKVGYSPERINPGDKVHRLETITKVVSGMDKDSLETISKVYELVVDAGVYKAQSIKVAEAAKVIENSQRDINIAFMNELSIIFNKMNIDTKAVLEAAGTKWNFLNFFPGLVGGHCIGVDPYYLTYKAEQLGYHSQIILSGRRINDDMGKYVVENLIKNIINADIPVKDAKVAILGFTFKENCPDTRNTRVIDIVHELKEYGIIPVIADPEADTEEANKEYGIDFHAMSEIRNMDAIVVAVGHNQFLELAFKDIDAMFKKNSSKNKVLIDIKGIFSRQAFENEGYKYWRL, encoded by the coding sequence ATGAGCTTATTTAATGATATTGTAAACAAAAAAGAAAGAATTTCTATTGTAGGTTTAGGCTATGTTGGTATGCCTATAGCTGTTGCTTTTGCAAAGAAAGTAGATGTAGTAGGATTCGATATTAACAATGAAAAGATTGATTCATACAAAAATGGTTTTGATTTAACTAAAGAAGTTGGTAATGAAGCATTAAAAAATACGAAAGTTGATTTTACTTCAGATGAGAAAAAATTAAGAGAAGCTAAGTTTCACATTATTGCAGTTCCAACTCCAGTAAAATCCGATCATACACCCGATTTAACACCTGTGGAATCTGCAAGTAAAATTGTAGGTAGAAATCTAAGAAAAGGATCAATTGTTGTTTTTGAGTCAACCGTATATCCTGGTGTAACTGAAGATATATGCGTGCCTATTCTTGAAGAAGAGTCTGGGTTAAGGTGTGGGATAGACTTTAAGGTTGGATATTCGCCAGAACGCATAAATCCAGGTGATAAAGTTCATAGACTTGAAACAATTACTAAAGTGGTGTCAGGCATGGATAAGGATTCTCTCGAAACAATTTCTAAAGTATATGAGTTAGTAGTTGATGCGGGAGTTTACAAAGCTCAATCGATTAAAGTTGCTGAAGCAGCTAAAGTAATTGAAAATTCTCAGAGAGATATAAATATAGCTTTCATGAATGAATTATCAATAATTTTCAATAAAATGAATATTGATACTAAGGCGGTACTGGAAGCTGCGGGAACTAAATGGAATTTTTTAAATTTTTTTCCAGGACTTGTAGGTGGACACTGCATTGGAGTTGACCCGTATTATTTAACATATAAAGCAGAACAATTGGGATATCATTCTCAGATAATACTATCTGGTAGAAGAATAAATGACGATATGGGTAAATATGTTGTAGAAAATTTGATAAAAAACATAATAAACGCAGATATCCCGGTAAAAGATGCAAAAGTAGCAATTTTAGGGTTCACCTTTAAAGAAAATTGTCCTGATACTAGAAATACTAGAGTAATAGATATTGTACATGAACTTAAAGAATACGGTATAATTCCAGTTATTGCGGATCCTGAAGCTGATACTGAGGAGGCCAATAAGGAGTACGGTATTGATTTTCATGCTATGTCAGAAATCCGAAATATGGATGCAATAGTTGTCGCAGTTGGACACAATCAGTTTTTGGAACTTGCGTTTAAAGACATTGATGCTATGTTCAAAAAAAATTCAAGTAAAAACAAGGTGTTAATAGACATAAAAGGAATATTTAGTAGACAGGCCTTTGAAAATGAAGGTTATAAGTATTGGAGACTGTAG
- a CDS encoding Lin1244/Lin1753 domain-containing protein has product MANKAGLDYFNIDVDFFNDPKIIKLSKRYGPVGVMCYLITLISVYQKGYFLEASIDDLAHIILNTINGKYVSGKYKLQEIILYLAEIDLIDKDLLKEHVITSRGIQKRFVVMTKSRKDQDYTKYWISKPVIKVTKDKVKEEPVIEEVDFQHLNKEQKKRIKRKEAIKKKIKEQGPNKHYLTSCLINYKYIDDYDLDIYLYNQLFEELYKSYDQDTVFKAVRYLCNYASRKTVFIENKYQFFEKSIKDNLERLTKPIKDYSNQTIEEFMNDLIRS; this is encoded by the coding sequence ATGGCAAATAAAGCAGGACTCGATTATTTCAATATTGATGTAGATTTCTTTAATGATCCAAAGATTATCAAATTAAGCAAACGATATGGTCCTGTAGGAGTTATGTGTTATTTGATTACCTTAATTAGCGTCTATCAAAAAGGATACTTCCTAGAAGCAAGTATTGATGACTTAGCCCATATTATCTTAAATACGATTAATGGTAAATATGTATCTGGTAAATATAAACTTCAAGAAATTATTTTGTATCTTGCAGAAATTGATTTAATTGATAAAGATCTATTAAAAGAACATGTTATTACTTCAAGAGGGATTCAAAAGAGATTTGTCGTAATGACCAAAAGCAGAAAAGACCAAGATTACACAAAATACTGGATCAGTAAACCAGTTATTAAAGTAACAAAAGATAAAGTAAAGGAAGAACCTGTTATTGAAGAAGTAGATTTTCAACATCTTAATAAAGAACAAAAGAAACGCATTAAAAGAAAAGAAGCCATTAAGAAGAAAATCAAAGAACAAGGTCCTAATAAACATTACTTAACATCTTGTCTGATTAACTACAAATATATCGATGATTATGATCTAGATATTTACTTATATAACCAACTATTCGAAGAACTCTATAAAAGCTATGATCAAGATACTGTATTTAAAGCAGTAAGATATCTTTGTAATTATGCATCAAGAAAAACAGTATTCATAGAAAACAAATATCAGTTCTTTGAAAAGTCCATTAAAGATAACTTGGAACGATTAACCAAACCAATAAAAGATTATTCTAATCAAACGATAGAAGAATTTATGAATGATTTAATAAGAAGTTAA
- a CDS encoding tyrosine-type recombinase/integrase — MIKHHPIDQAIEVYLENLDLKTLSIKNYQGILKNYAHYLKSRNIRYPRRSEVLNYRSHIYDKGLTNTSIQKHMVVIKSFYRWARLNQSYHKLDECFINDISEGVKGAKVEQIYRKEPLSLEQVGELYEVSKPKTGDIIELRNHAMIVLMIVTGLRTVEVSRAKLKDISILEGKTPILYVQGKGRDGKDEFVKLPEIVVNAINEYKRKRTDKNKFLFTRHQKEENDKPLSRDFIGKMIKKMLLKAGIDSPKITPHSLRHTVAHLNLKHGGSIESTQQLLRHKNIETTMIYAHNIRRIEDLSEERIANMLEQEQLKGEED, encoded by the coding sequence ATGATTAAGCATCATCCAATCGATCAAGCGATTGAAGTATATTTAGAGAACTTAGATTTAAAAACATTAAGTATTAAAAATTATCAAGGGATATTAAAGAATTATGCGCATTATTTAAAAAGTAGAAATATTAGATATCCAAGAAGAAGTGAAGTCTTAAATTATAGAAGCCATATTTATGATAAAGGATTAACCAACACCTCCATTCAAAAACATATGGTGGTGATTAAAAGCTTTTATAGATGGGCAAGACTTAATCAAAGCTATCATAAATTAGATGAATGTTTTATTAATGATATCTCTGAAGGGGTTAAGGGTGCTAAGGTAGAACAAATTTACCGTAAAGAACCCTTATCCTTAGAACAAGTCGGTGAACTCTATGAAGTGTCGAAACCAAAGACGGGTGATATCATTGAGTTAAGAAATCATGCGATGATTGTACTCATGATTGTGACTGGATTAAGAACGGTAGAAGTTTCGCGTGCGAAGCTTAAAGATATAAGTATTTTAGAAGGAAAAACACCGATTCTTTATGTTCAAGGTAAAGGACGAGATGGCAAAGATGAATTTGTTAAGTTGCCAGAGATTGTCGTAAATGCTATCAATGAATATAAAAGAAAAAGAACTGATAAAAACAAGTTCTTATTCACAAGACACCAAAAAGAAGAAAATGATAAGCCATTATCAAGAGACTTCATAGGTAAGATGATTAAAAAGATGTTGTTAAAAGCAGGGATTGATTCCCCAAAGATAACACCACATTCATTAAGACATACCGTTGCTCATTTAAACTTAAAACATGGCGGTAGTATTGAATCAACCCAACAACTATTAAGACATAAGAATATTGAAACAACCATGATCTATGCCCATAATATTAGACGCATAGAAGATTTATCAGAAGAACGTATTGCAAATATGTTAGAACAAGAACAATTAAAAGGAGAAGAAGATTAA
- a CDS encoding recombinase family protein, producing the protein MNQTIVEIIEPTPRFKDLETNQILEKKKVAAYARVSTDETDQLHSYQNQIQEYTGRIQKNEEWEFAGMYADEGITGTDMRKRPNFMKMIQAAKDGHIDMIITKSISRFSRNTVDILTVIKELRTIGVEIFFEKENISSTDPKIDLVLTLMSSIAQEESRSISENTKWGIQKRFQQGKLIMNTTWFLGYDKDDDGNLIVNHEQAETVKYIFDLYLRGMGVTALARHLQSENIKNGRGAVAWYPDTVKEILKNEKYAGDLMLQKTVTLDYLTHKTLENDGHATKYYIKDAHEAIIDRETFDIVQTMLQARETILSVDNKERRKHLARKPIKGLVYCSKCKRMYNSKMHNSGTTFKKSMLKCHTLINNPHNCVNPSIHEPLLERGTLYAIEKLTKTPSMQEDLIHYMEKSLKQTNSHEPLKALRQESRLIANALKALPKQRINSTMTDDEFNKEYQALSQKYENIKQQIEDLKSTITKELLMRRRFYALKAFIDTDYKDLSIIKSFFGLILVMGKNHVRYVIDDTFSIIDELHEKIDTIKKLPIILKGTYYDIKTNDNLYYEVSIYEGN; encoded by the coding sequence ATGAATCAAACCATAGTAGAAATTATTGAACCTACACCTAGGTTTAAAGACTTAGAAACCAATCAAATATTAGAAAAGAAAAAAGTAGCGGCTTACGCCCGTGTCTCAACAGATGAAACTGATCAACTTCATTCTTATCAAAATCAAATTCAAGAATATACAGGACGTATCCAAAAAAATGAAGAATGGGAGTTTGCCGGCATGTATGCTGATGAAGGTATTACTGGGACTGACATGCGTAAACGTCCAAACTTTATGAAGATGATTCAAGCTGCTAAAGATGGACATATTGATATGATCATAACCAAATCTATCTCAAGGTTTTCAAGAAATACCGTTGATATCTTAACCGTTATTAAAGAACTTAGAACCATCGGTGTTGAAATCTTTTTTGAAAAAGAAAACATCTCTTCTACTGACCCTAAAATAGATTTAGTCTTAACCCTCATGTCATCAATTGCTCAAGAAGAATCAAGATCAATTAGCGAAAACACCAAATGGGGAATCCAAAAGAGATTCCAACAAGGTAAACTCATAATGAACACTACCTGGTTTTTAGGTTATGACAAAGATGATGATGGAAACTTAATCGTTAATCATGAACAGGCAGAAACTGTTAAATACATCTTTGACTTATATTTAAGAGGTATGGGTGTCACAGCACTTGCTAGACACTTACAATCCGAAAACATTAAAAATGGACGCGGTGCAGTCGCTTGGTATCCTGATACCGTTAAAGAAATCTTAAAGAATGAAAAGTATGCTGGTGACTTAATGTTACAAAAAACTGTGACTCTTGATTATCTAACTCATAAAACATTAGAAAATGATGGTCATGCCACTAAGTACTATATCAAAGATGCTCATGAAGCTATTATTGATAGAGAAACCTTTGATATTGTCCAAACCATGTTACAAGCAAGAGAAACCATTCTTTCTGTTGATAATAAAGAACGTAGAAAACACTTAGCAAGAAAACCCATTAAAGGATTAGTTTATTGTTCTAAGTGCAAACGTATGTACAACTCTAAAATGCACAATTCAGGTACAACTTTTAAAAAGAGTATGCTTAAATGTCATACCTTAATCAATAATCCGCATAACTGTGTTAATCCATCTATTCATGAGCCTTTATTAGAACGAGGCACACTATATGCTATCGAAAAACTCACTAAAACACCTTCTATGCAAGAAGACTTAATCCATTATATGGAAAAATCACTGAAACAAACCAACTCCCATGAACCCTTAAAAGCATTAAGACAAGAAAGTAGATTAATTGCTAACGCTTTAAAAGCACTCCCTAAACAAAGAATTAACTCAACCATGACAGATGATGAGTTTAATAAAGAATATCAAGCACTCAGTCAAAAATATGAAAACATCAAACAACAAATCGAAGACTTAAAATCAACCATCACCAAAGAACTTTTAATGCGTAGGCGCTTCTATGCATTAAAAGCATTCATTGATACGGATTATAAAGACTTAAGCATCATTAAAAGCTTTTTCGGTTTAATCTTGGTGATGGGTAAGAATCATGTCCGTTATGTCATCGATGATACATTTTCTATCA
- a CDS encoding helix-turn-helix transcriptional regulator yields the protein MSKRFYLKALRKDNDYTIDTVSERAGMSYNHYQLIESGKRGLRLSLMMAYKLASTLNISIEEFYQYEYDYLKQQGKVGESCYD from the coding sequence ATGTCTAAAAGATTTTATTTAAAAGCATTAAGAAAAGACAATGATTATACCATTGATACAGTATCTGAAAGAGCAGGTATGAGTTATAACCATTACCAGTTAATAGAATCTGGAAAACGTGGATTAAGACTTTCTTTAATGATGGCTTATAAACTAGCAAGCACGCTTAATATATCCATAGAAGAGTTTTACCAATATGAATATGATTATTTAAAACAACAAGGGAAAGTAGGTGAGAGTTGTTATGATTAA
- a CDS encoding helix-turn-helix domain-containing protein: protein MDNKENEWYQRYFTKYPRIGGTLRRRKRAYYSEIVDDFKHLDGMSLSSIKRYELGTSDCPASVIFALASYYQCNIQELFDDDASFGRDIDMRKDNFRFSEISYRETPTGPSYTYAEELKGYRLDYGLKLNKGDYDLVTLEHDHQSLNLPIGAKLFFRVKDVRKEKWDELLNHEERIYFVTLETRSIETFPKKHKTKDGTVTFITKARVISDVSSSKMVMYQYDNKTKHITYQAFKRGIIGFAEKIIIDLV from the coding sequence ATGGATAATAAAGAAAACGAATGGTATCAAAGATACTTTACAAAATACCCACGTATTGGTGGGACACTTAGACGCAGGAAACGAGCTTATTACTCAGAAATAGTCGATGATTTCAAACATTTAGATGGTATGAGTTTATCATCCATTAAACGCTATGAACTAGGGACATCAGATTGTCCTGCATCAGTCATCTTTGCACTTGCTTCATATTACCAATGTAATATACAAGAACTATTTGATGATGATGCTTCATTTGGTAGAGATATTGACATGAGAAAAGATAATTTTCGCTTTAGTGAAATATCTTATAGAGAAACTCCAACAGGTCCTTCCTATACATACGCTGAAGAACTAAAAGGATATAGACTAGACTATGGTCTTAAGTTAAACAAAGGTGACTATGACCTTGTTACACTAGAACATGATCATCAAAGTTTAAATTTACCAATAGGCGCCAAATTATTCTTCAGGGTAAAAGACGTTCGTAAGGAAAAGTGGGATGAACTTTTAAACCATGAAGAAAGAATCTACTTTGTTACACTTGAAACAAGATCAATTGAAACATTCCCTAAAAAGCATAAAACGAAAGATGGGACTGTCACCTTCATAACAAAAGCACGAGTAATTAGTGATGTATCTTCAAGTAAGATGGTCATGTATCAGTATGATAACAAAACCAAACATATCACGTATCAAGCATTTAAAAGAGGTATTATTGGATTTGCAGAAAAAATAATTATTGATTTAGTTTGA
- a CDS encoding sugar transferase, translating to MLSWEKLPNKMKNNHVKEYYEILRKRKHQIRLKRLFDIVFSVLLLILTLPVMIIIAIAIKTSSPGTVFFKQERITIYGNKFKIIKFRTMKMNSDLKQQLTTKMDNRVTKIGKFLRKFRIDELPQLINIIKGEMTFVGTRPEVEKYVKFYTPEMLSTLLLPAGVTSEASIYYRDEASQLDNLNEKEIDDAYIKNILPKKMEYNTKYLRNFSLGRDLIILFKTMSIFIDF from the coding sequence ATGCTATCATGGGAAAAATTACCTAATAAGATGAAAAATAATCATGTAAAAGAGTATTATGAAATATTAAGGAAAAGAAAACATCAAATTAGATTAAAAAGATTATTTGACATAGTATTTTCTGTGTTATTGTTGATTCTTACTTTACCTGTGATGATAATAATAGCTATTGCTATAAAAACTTCATCACCTGGAACGGTTTTTTTTAAACAAGAAAGAATTACGATTTATGGCAATAAATTTAAAATTATTAAGTTTAGAACAATGAAAATGAATTCGGACTTAAAACAACAATTAACTACAAAAATGGATAATCGTGTAACAAAAATTGGAAAGTTTTTGCGTAAGTTTAGAATTGATGAGTTACCGCAATTAATTAATATTATAAAGGGTGAAATGACATTTGTTGGAACACGACCAGAAGTAGAGAAATATGTCAAATTTTACACACCTGAAATGTTATCAACATTACTATTGCCTGCAGGTGTTACCTCTGAAGCTAGTATATATTATAGAGATGAGGCTAGTCAGCTAGATAATCTAAATGAAAAAGAAATTGATGATGCATATATAAAAAATATACTACCGAAAAAAATGGAGTACAACACAAAATACTTAAGAAATTTTAGTTTAGGTAGAGATTTAATAATATTGTTTAAGACAATGAGTATTTTTATAGATTTTTGA
- a CDS encoding DegT/DnrJ/EryC1/StrS family aminotransferase, translating to MIERNIPFSPPDITEEEISEVKDTLSSGWITTGPKTKALEKKLAEYVGVKKAVCLNSATAAMELSLRILGIGPGDEVITSAYTYTASASVIHHVGAKIVLVDTAPNSFEMDYYKLKDAITEKTKVIIPVDIAGVMCDYNKIISIVNEKKYLFKANNSKQKSIGRVAILADAAHSLGALHKGKRSGQFADISCFSFHAVKNLTTAEGGAVVWTNTFGMTDEEFYKEFMLYSLHGQSKDAFSKTQKGAWEYDIIYLGYKTNMTDVLAAIGLVQLKRYDDLLIKRQNIIKIYEKFIDKKLIDTIKHTGSDFKSSGHLLLCNLIDFTLEERNKVIFEMASRGISTNVHYKPLPLFSAYKALGFNIDDYPQAYKKYVNEISLPLYSTLSEDEIIYIATSLNEVVNNIKSRGIN from the coding sequence ATGATAGAAAGAAATATACCTTTTTCTCCTCCAGATATAACTGAAGAAGAAATAAGTGAAGTAAAGGATACATTAAGTTCTGGTTGGATTACTACTGGTCCTAAAACAAAAGCTTTGGAAAAAAAATTAGCAGAATATGTCGGTGTCAAAAAAGCCGTCTGTCTGAATTCAGCAACTGCAGCAATGGAACTATCTCTACGTATTTTAGGTATTGGTCCTGGAGATGAAGTTATAACCTCGGCATATACATATACTGCATCAGCTTCTGTAATTCATCATGTTGGTGCAAAAATTGTATTAGTCGATACTGCACCAAATTCATTTGAAATGGATTATTATAAATTAAAAGATGCAATTACTGAAAAAACAAAAGTTATTATTCCGGTGGACATAGCAGGTGTTATGTGTGATTACAATAAAATTATTAGTATTGTAAATGAAAAAAAATACTTGTTCAAGGCCAATAATAGTAAGCAAAAGTCTATAGGTAGAGTAGCAATACTTGCAGATGCCGCACATTCACTTGGAGCATTACACAAAGGAAAAAGGTCTGGTCAATTTGCAGACATAAGTTGTTTCTCTTTTCATGCAGTTAAGAATTTGACCACTGCTGAAGGCGGAGCGGTAGTTTGGACTAATACTTTTGGTATGACGGATGAAGAATTTTACAAAGAGTTCATGCTGTATAGTTTACATGGTCAGTCAAAGGATGCGTTTTCAAAAACTCAAAAAGGAGCTTGGGAGTACGATATAATTTATCTTGGTTACAAAACAAATATGACTGATGTATTAGCAGCAATAGGTCTTGTACAGCTGAAAAGGTACGATGATTTGCTGATAAAAAGACAAAATATTATAAAAATTTATGAAAAGTTTATTGATAAAAAACTAATAGACACAATAAAACATACAGGAAGTGATTTTAAAAGTTCAGGACACTTACTTTTGTGCAACTTAATTGATTTCACGCTTGAAGAAAGAAATAAAGTGATTTTTGAAATGGCAAGTAGAGGTATTTCAACCAATGTCCACTACAAACCATTACCTTTGTTTTCTGCATATAAGGCTTTAGGTTTTAATATTGATGACTACCCACAAGCTTACAAGAAATATGTTAATGAAATCTCTTTACCTCTTTATTCTACCCTGTCAGAAGATGAAATTATATATATAGCAACTAGTTTGAATGAAGTTGTTAATAATATCAAGAGTAGAGGTATTAATTAA
- a CDS encoding glycosyltransferase family 2 protein, with product MNDLVSIIIPTYKREFNILSRAIESVLNQTYKNIEIIIIDDNITSEKKYYDIKNKVRMLNDPRVIYFKNENNLGGALSRNKGIELSNGDYVTFLDDDDIYLENKVKNQILYMKVNDLDLCFTNLIFHNKNGKLVDFRNFSWIKDFSEKNLLKQHLMHHLTGTPTFMYKSDCLKRIGMFDNVNMGQEFYLMLKSINAKLKIGHLDKSDVIAFKLNDGGISFSEAKIKGENDLYRFKKEYFSYLNKKEISYIKFRHNAVLAIAYKRNKKYIMFLISSIKTVILYPIIFIRELYKFLYNIRKKREGERK from the coding sequence TTGAATGATCTAGTGTCGATAATAATACCAACCTATAAACGGGAGTTTAATATATTAAGCAGAGCTATAGAGTCCGTATTGAATCAAACTTACAAAAATATTGAAATTATAATTATTGATGATAACATAACCAGTGAAAAGAAATATTATGATATTAAGAATAAAGTAAGAATGCTAAATGACCCCAGGGTTATATACTTTAAGAATGAAAATAATCTAGGAGGTGCTTTATCAAGAAATAAGGGTATTGAGTTATCGAATGGGGATTACGTTACTTTTTTAGATGATGATGACATATATCTAGAAAATAAAGTAAAAAACCAGATATTATATATGAAAGTAAATGATTTAGACCTCTGTTTTACTAATTTAATATTCCATAATAAGAATGGAAAATTAGTTGATTTTCGAAATTTTTCTTGGATAAAGGATTTTTCTGAAAAAAATTTACTTAAGCAGCATTTAATGCATCATTTAACAGGAACTCCAACGTTCATGTATAAATCAGATTGCCTTAAAAGAATAGGAATGTTTGATAATGTAAATATGGGACAAGAATTTTACTTAATGCTCAAGTCTATAAATGCAAAATTGAAAATTGGCCACTTGGATAAATCGGATGTTATTGCCTTTAAGTTAAATGATGGCGGTATTTCCTTTAGTGAAGCTAAAATTAAGGGTGAGAATGATCTATATAGATTTAAAAAAGAGTATTTTAGTTATTTAAATAAAAAAGAAATATCATATATTAAATTTAGACATAATGCAGTACTAGCAATTGCATACAAAAGAAATAAAAAATACATAATGTTTTTGATTTCCTCAATTAAAACAGTAATCTTATACCCAATTATTTTTATTAGAGAATTATATAAATTTTTATACAATATAAGAAAGAAGAGAGAAGGAGAAAGAAAATGA
- a CDS encoding winged helix-turn-helix transcriptional regulator, with product MDGEVMSDNSFFKPTLLYKEFMILDLIEKDANITQREISKTIGVAVSMTNAYIENFVEKGLIKKKKHSTKTVEYFITNKGMERRKLLNIEYLNASQNIYNSAKENIVLFLNQVYNKGINNILLYGAGEVAELMLDVVGSEKNLLLSIAAVIDDDPRKQGNLLLNKPIISLKEIIHFRHDGILISSYTHHNKITDKLKTINYDDSKIIEFFNN from the coding sequence ATGGACGGTGAAGTCATGAGTGATAACTCGTTTTTCAAGCCAACGCTTTTGTATAAGGAATTTATGATATTAGATCTCATTGAAAAAGATGCTAATATTACCCAAAGGGAAATAAGTAAAACCATTGGAGTGGCTGTCTCAATGACGAATGCTTATATCGAGAATTTTGTGGAAAAAGGGCTTATCAAAAAAAAGAAACACTCTACAAAAACTGTAGAGTATTTTATCACTAATAAAGGGATGGAAAGAAGGAAACTGTTAAATATCGAATATTTAAATGCTTCACAAAACATATATAATTCAGCTAAAGAAAATATTGTATTATTTTTAAACCAAGTCTACAATAAAGGAATTAATAACATTTTGTTATATGGAGCTGGAGAGGTTGCTGAATTAATGTTAGATGTTGTTGGATCTGAAAAAAACTTGCTACTATCAATTGCGGCAGTTATTGATGATGATCCACGTAAACAAGGCAATTTATTATTAAACAAGCCTATTATAAGTTTAAAAGAAATTATTCATTTTAGACATGATGGGATATTAATATCAAGTTATACTCATCACAATAAAATAACTGATAAATTAAAAACTATAAATTATGATGACAGTAAAATAATTGAATTTTTTAATAATTAA